Genomic DNA from Mauremys mutica isolate MM-2020 ecotype Southern chromosome 13, ASM2049712v1, whole genome shotgun sequence:
tgaggcctcatctggagtactgtgtccagtttgggggcccacactacaagaagggtgtagaaaaattggaaagagtccagcagagggcaacaaaaatgattaggaggctggagcacatgacttatgaggagaggctaagggaactgggattgtttagtctgcagaagagaaaaatgagtggggatttgatagctgctttcaactacctgaaagagggtttcaaagaggataaatctagactgttctcaatggtgggagatgacagaacaaggagtaatggtctcaaattgcagtgggggaggtttaggttggatattaggaaaaaactttttcactaggagggtggtgaagcactggaatgggttacctagggaggtggtggaatctccttccttaaaggtttttaaggtcaggcttgacaaagccgtagcttggatgatttagttggggattggtcctgctttgagcagggggttggactagatggcccctgagatcccttccaaccctgatattctatgattctataactccCTTCAGGCTCCAAAAGCTTAACACAACCCATGGGTTTACAGAACACAGAGGCTTGTATTGCCCTCAGAGCTATTCCAGTGGGTGTCCAGGAATAGGGGCTTGCTCTGATCTGTGACACCCCTGATATATTCATGGAAAGCGATCATTTCCCCTCTCAGCCCACACTTTGTGTAACTCATTTAGTATCCTCTCATGAAATGTCTCTCCATTGTCTCAGTAGGACAGCCATAATTCTGAGGATGGATGGGTTTGGTTTGTAATTAGTTCCATATTTACACTGCAATTTGTGAAGCCACTTCTTGAACCAGATTGTCTAAAGATGAAAATGGATGCCACTCCATTGACTGTAAGGGATCTATAGGCATTTATACTTGTGTGATCTTCTTCTCATGTGCTTTTCATAAACAAGATGTTTTTTCCTCAGAACCATGAACAAGCGATGGCACCTTCCATCGCCACAGTGAGGTTCTCCtaccctctgtttgtcagagggtggtgatggacggcaggagagagatcacttgatcattacatgttaggttcactccctctggggcacctggtattggccattgtcgggaaacaggatactgggctggatggacctttggtctgacccagtatggctgttcttatgttcctctgTATAGGTCTCCCCAAGGAGTCAGCAAATGAGCAGGTACTCCATGTATTCGTGTCATTAGAGCTACTCTAATGATTGGTGTGATAATGTGCCTGACGACTAGCGTGGTTGTCAGAGGTGAGGAAGCAGGAGTGCTTTAGCCTCACCATTGCCCTTGTCCTTCTCTCCACAGGCAGCACATGATGAATTGAGTAGGAAAATGTCCAATCACACCACCGTGACTGAGTTCCTTCTCTTGGGATTCTCTGAGGTTCGAGagctgcagattttacactttgtggtgtttctagggATTTACTTGATGGCCCTGACAGGAAATCTCCTTGTTATCACAGTAGTACCCCTTGAccaccaccttcacacccccttgtacttcttcctgatgaatttGTCCATCCTAGACATCGGATCCAtctctgtcactgtccccaagtcCATGGCCAATTCCCTATTGAACACCAGATCTATTTCTTATGCTGGATGTGTCACCCAagtctttctcttcttcttcttcacttcGGCAGACTTTGCCCTACTCACTGTTATGGCATATGACCGATATGTGGCCATCTGCAAACCGCTGCACTATGAGACTGTAATGAACAGgggagcttgtgtccaaatggcagccagtgcctggatcagtgGTCTTCTCAATTCTGCTTTGCACACTGGGAACACATTTGCAATATCATTCTGTAAAGGTAACATGGTGGATCAATttttctgtgaaatcccccagctcctcaaAATTGCCTGCTCTGACTCATATCTCAGTGAAGTTGGGGTTATTACCTTTAATGCACTTTTAGGGTTAAGCCTTTTTGTTTTAATAGTAGTGTCTTATGCTCAGATTTTCACCAcagtgctgagaatcccttctgagcagggccggcataaagccttctccacatgctttcctcacctcattgtggtctccTTGTTACTTTGCACTGGCAcctttgcctacctgaaacccacctccagttCTCCATCAGGTCTGGATCTTGTGGTGGGTGTTCTCTACACTGTGGTGCCTTCCATGATGAACccgatcatctacagcatgaggaataATGAGATCAAAGCTTCCCTGAAGAAACTGACTGAGGGGAGGTTATTCATCAAAAATAAAATGTCCATCTGTCTCTCATGACCATGGTTTAATTCTGTTTCCTAATTAATCTAATCAATGGGTGAAAATGTTGTGTATATGAGAACATGGTGCGTAATCTGTTTATGCAAAATGCTTTTTTTACGgtggtaaaaaaaacaacaaaacaagcaaacaaaaaacagactAACACCACTGAAGTTAATCAGTTCCTTTAGGATGGAAAGGCTTTCTGGAAGAACAAGGTTTTGACACATGTCCTAAAGACAACACACTTTacacaacgcactgtcaacctgtggaactctttgccagaggatgttgtgaagaccaagaccataacagggttcaaaaaagaactagataaattcatggaggataggtccatcaatggctattagccaggatgggcagggatagtgttcctagcctctgtttgccagaagctgggaatgagcgacaggtgttggatcacttgaggattacctgttctgttcattccccttggggcacatggcattggccactgtaggaagacaggatactgggctagatggacctttggtctgacccagtatggccgctcttatgttcttatatttagGATTCCACAAGTATAAGTAAAATCAAAATCTATATGTGTGTTTTTCTAGAgttttatactgccacccatcGTCACTCTACCTGAGCACTTTCCACACAAAATCAATAGCATGAggaagtccctagtggactttaTGGACCATCTTCTTCTTCTCCTTTTCGGAGTTAAAAAGCTCTGTTTGGGGATAGAGATTTTGGGCATTTTATAGTTTAGCTCATCtaattgtgtttgtttttagCAATGGATTGATTGATTTGTCTCATTGTTCCAGACGTTTAGTTTTCTGGGGGTAGATACACTTGGGGAATAGGAATGATTAGTTACATGCAGTAGTCAATGTTTTGTTCTTTCCTGGTCTACCCATATGTCATCTCTTTAATGGGGTTTTCTGAGGGAGAAGATTCGttctccacaatgacacaggggGGCAGAAGAGTTTCTGTGGGTATCCAAGTCCCTGAACTAATGTTGAGATTATTATGTTAATGCATCTTTATTGTGTTAATTATGGTTAATAAGGGTTCCTGGAGCCTTGAATATGCATCCTTTTATTATTTTGTACCTAAAGACATACATCAATACCATGACATTTTTCCTAGGATGGAAAGGCTTTCTGGAAGAGCAAGGTTTTGACATGTGTCCTTAAGGGCAGGTCTGCACtaagggtgggggtcgaactagggtacgcaagttcagctacgtgaatagccgcgggatcgaagtccgcggctccaaggtcgactccgccaccgccgtttgcagtggtgcagtaccggagtcgaccggagtgcgcggggagttcgaactatcgcgtctagattagacgcgatagttcgaactccgagaagtcgatctcaccgcatcgacccggcaggtaagtgtataCTAGCCCAAAGACAAGCTGATTTTGGAAAATGAGGTCAAAATTTGATCCTATTTTTGTTGCTGGGATTTAACCTTTCCCTTTGAAGGGATCCAGGTTTGGCAAATGGTTAATACACACAAGGATCCAAATATGGCTAAAGGTACCCTGGATAAGACGAGTGGAAGGTTTGTAAGTGTTTGACTTCCAGCTCAGCTGGACCTATGCAGAGTTGTTCCATTGACATCCATGCTTAACACTGATGAGTTTCTGCCCAAAGACTCTGGGATAAACTCAGTAGTGACATAATCACTGGGGTAAGTTATTTGTGAGGGGTCATTTTATTATAACCTTTGTGTAAATGGAGAAGTACCGTCATATACACTGGCCTGGCATTCCATGTAGATGTAGTCAAATGCAGACAGAATACAATGATTAGATAGACAGAGAGTATGTCTTCATGGCAAAGAAAAACCCGGGTCTCAGAGTCCAGGTTTACAGATTTGGGCTTGCACTAGGATGTTGGTGTCTGAGCACATTTCAAGTGAGTGGGAAAATATTTTACAGCTGCTATCTGAGTTTCTATGCATTCCAAATGCAAAATGTAAGACTTTAGTCCCATGCTGAatgatgtggctgatgtgggTGATGGAAGGAACAACAGGGCACATGATAGTAATATTTGTGTATTAAGAGTGGGGTATTCAAAGAGATCTAATGGAGTTAGGTACATAACATTgggtagtcaatgggagttgagcaccTAATTTCCTTACGTTGTTCTGAAAATCCTAGTCATAGTTCACATCCTGGTGCAAGAGTACATGGTATAGTTCCAGATTCTGCCACAAATCCCCTTGATCCCTTTCCTAATGCCTCTCACTGGAAATCTTTGGATTTCTTCCTGGATAAATTTGGCCCATTCTGTTGATCTGGTTTCTACTCTCTCCTCTgctaaaattctttgaggggtggggtcaacaaacatatgaACAATGGTTATCCAGTGTACCTGgcctttcagaaaacctttgaaaatGTCCTTCATCAAAGGCTCCTATTCAAAATAAGCAGTCATAGCATAAGAGAGAAAGccctctcatgaatcagtaattgattaaaagacagaaaacaaagggaaggaataaatggtcagttctaggaatggaaagaggtaaatagtggtgtcccccagcgATCTGTTttgagaccagtgctgttcaacttactcataaatgatctggaaaaattggATAAACAAAgtggtggcaaaatttgaagatgatacaaaattactcaagatagtgaagctcaaagcagattgtgaaatttacaaagggatctcacaaaactgggtgactgggcaacaaaatggcaaatgaaattaaatgttaataaatgcaaagtaatgcacattggacatAAACCCAAATATGCAtccaaaatgatggggtttaaattaggttttaccactcaagaaagagaccttggagtcatgaatagttctctgaaaacatctcgATGTGCAGGTGCAGTCGAAAAATCCAAAGAGAATTTTAGGAACgattaggaaagggagagaagacagaaaataagacagaaaatatcataatgccactatataaatccatggtatacccacaccttgaaaactgtgcagttctgtcaccttcatctcaaaaaagatgtagaAGAATTGGAAacggtacagagaagggcaacaaaaatattaagggaatggaacagcttctatatacggatagattaaaaagactgggag
This window encodes:
- the LOC123347357 gene encoding olfactory receptor 14A16-like → MSNHTTVTEFLLLGFSEVRELQILHFVVFLGIYLMALTGNLLVITVVPLDHHLHTPLYFFLMNLSILDIGSISVTVPKSMANSLLNTRSISYAGCVTQVFLFFFFTSADFALLTVMAYDRYVAICKPLHYETVMNRGACVQMAASAWISGLLNSALHTGNTFAISFCKGNMVDQFFCEIPQLLKIACSDSYLSEVGVITFNALLGLSLFVLIVVSYAQIFTTVLRIPSEQGRHKAFSTCFPHLIVVSLLLCTGTFAYLKPTSSSPSGLDLVVGVLYTVVPSMMNPIIYSMRNNEIKASLKKLTEGRLFIKNKMSICLS